A part of Pseudomonas sp. HR96 genomic DNA contains:
- a CDS encoding putative 2-aminoethylphosphonate ABC transporter ATP-binding protein produces the protein MHGPSNPICRTAGAPLRARNIHKRFGAFSALDSVCLDVAAGELVCLLGPSGCGKTTLLRCIAGLERQDSGELYIGDRDISHLAPQARDYGILFQSYALFPNLSVADNIAYGLAGSGRQQVRERVAKMLELVGLTGSEKKYPGQLSGGQQQRVALARALAPAPSLLLLDEPMSALDARVREHLCGELRELQRRLGITTLMVTHNQDEAMLMADRIAVMNNGKVEQYATAQEIYDRPATPFVAEFVGQGNWLPFQRHGEHHARVGGMDLRLPLDASRASSGRLFCRPEAISVNPSVHEENLFAARVRDITFLGNRWRMNFEFEQLPGHALQAEVAPEAMPSLGSPDIWVALPPASLQVFA, from the coding sequence ATGCACGGTCCCAGCAACCCGATTTGCAGAACAGCAGGCGCGCCATTGCGAGCGCGCAACATTCACAAGCGCTTTGGCGCCTTCAGTGCGCTGGACAGTGTTTGCCTGGATGTTGCCGCCGGCGAGCTGGTCTGCCTGCTCGGGCCTTCCGGCTGCGGCAAGACCACGCTGTTACGCTGCATCGCCGGCCTCGAGCGCCAGGACAGCGGCGAACTGTACATCGGCGACCGCGACATCTCGCACCTGGCGCCCCAGGCCCGTGACTACGGCATCCTGTTCCAGTCCTACGCGCTGTTCCCCAACCTCAGCGTGGCCGACAACATCGCCTACGGCCTGGCCGGCAGCGGCCGCCAGCAGGTACGCGAGCGGGTGGCGAAGATGCTCGAACTGGTCGGCCTGACCGGCAGCGAGAAGAAATACCCCGGGCAGCTGTCCGGAGGCCAGCAGCAGCGAGTGGCCCTGGCTCGCGCGCTGGCGCCGGCCCCTTCACTATTGCTGCTGGACGAGCCGATGTCGGCGCTCGACGCGCGGGTGCGTGAACACCTGTGCGGCGAGCTGCGCGAGCTGCAGCGTCGGCTGGGCATCACCACCCTGATGGTCACCCACAACCAGGACGAGGCCATGTTGATGGCCGACCGAATCGCCGTGATGAACAACGGCAAGGTCGAGCAGTACGCCACTGCGCAGGAGATTTACGACCGCCCGGCCACCCCCTTCGTCGCCGAGTTCGTCGGCCAGGGCAACTGGCTGCCGTTCCAGCGCCACGGCGAGCACCACGCGCGGGTCGGCGGGATGGATCTGCGCCTGCCATTGGACGCCAGCCGGGCCAGCAGCGGGCGGCTGTTCTGCCGCCCCGAGGCGATCAGCGTCAACCCCAGCGTGCACGAAGAGAACCTGTTCGCCGCGCGGGTGCGCGACATCACCTTTCTCGGCAACCGCTGGCGCATGAACTTTGAATTCGAGCAGCTGCCCGGCCATGCCTTGCAGGCCGAGGTGGCGCCCGAGGCCATGCCATCTCTGGGCAGCCCGGATATCTGGGTGGCCTTGCCGCCTGCCAGCCTTCAGGTGTTTGCCTGA
- a CDS encoding putative 2-aminoethylphosphonate ABC transporter permease subunit: MAAPVSLPAPQVRGDRASTALPLADRLFVIGGKWLLLAFLVLSVLLPLLAIFWRGLNGDAAQGGGLIAAGALLRSDNFHWLLGNSLKVSFSVALIVVPLAYLFAYALQRTRIPGKTLWRGISLLPLLAPSMLPGIGLVYLFGNQGWLRGLLSDNIYGFWGVVLGEVIYTLPHALMVLLSALALADARLFDAASSMGASPARAFCSITWPGSRQAVFAAFCLVFTLAITDFGVPVVVGGDYQVLALEAYKAVVGQQQFGRGALIGMVLLVPALFSFAVDAWLRRRHGQGMSGRAQVYQPGPGKLRDACYLAIVLVLCSGLLAVVGMAAYSSLVKFWPYNLSLSLDHYQFNDTAGGGWLAYRNSLKLACGTALIGTALIFTGAYLMEKTQGLRSLNLTLRFLCFIPMAVPGLVLGLGYVFFFNLAGNPLHVFYGSMTLLVACTIAHYLTTAQMTATTALRQLDAEFEAAALSLNAPLYRHYWRVTVPICLPALLDILRYLFVSAMTTVSAAIFLYSPDTLLAAVAVLNMDDSGNVGGAAAMSTLILITSGAVSLLLAWTCGGLLRRSQAWRRSAPGH, from the coding sequence ATGGCGGCGCCAGTCTCGCTGCCCGCGCCGCAGGTGCGCGGCGACAGGGCCAGCACGGCGTTGCCGCTGGCCGACCGGCTGTTCGTCATCGGCGGCAAATGGCTGCTGCTGGCCTTTTTGGTGCTCAGCGTGCTGCTGCCGTTGCTGGCGATCTTCTGGCGTGGCCTCAATGGCGATGCGGCCCAGGGCGGCGGCTTGATAGCCGCCGGTGCTTTGCTGCGCAGCGACAACTTTCACTGGCTGCTGGGCAACAGCCTCAAGGTCTCGTTCAGCGTGGCGCTGATCGTGGTGCCGTTGGCCTATCTGTTCGCCTACGCCCTGCAACGCACGCGTATTCCCGGCAAGACCTTGTGGCGCGGCATTTCGCTGCTGCCATTGCTGGCCCCGTCGATGCTGCCAGGCATCGGCCTGGTCTATCTGTTCGGCAACCAGGGTTGGCTGCGCGGCCTGCTCAGCGACAACATCTACGGCTTCTGGGGCGTGGTGCTGGGTGAGGTCATCTACACCTTACCCCATGCCCTGATGGTCCTGCTGTCGGCCCTGGCCCTGGCCGATGCGCGGCTGTTCGACGCCGCCTCCAGCATGGGCGCCAGCCCGGCCCGGGCCTTTTGCAGCATTACCTGGCCAGGTTCGCGCCAGGCGGTGTTCGCCGCGTTCTGCCTGGTGTTCACCCTGGCCATCACCGACTTCGGCGTGCCGGTGGTGGTGGGCGGCGACTATCAGGTGCTGGCGCTGGAGGCCTACAAGGCGGTGGTCGGCCAGCAGCAATTCGGGCGCGGCGCGTTGATCGGCATGGTGCTGCTGGTCCCGGCCCTGTTCAGCTTTGCCGTCGACGCCTGGCTGCGCCGGCGCCACGGCCAGGGCATGAGCGGCCGCGCGCAGGTCTACCAGCCTGGCCCCGGCAAGCTGCGCGACGCCTGCTACCTGGCCATCGTGCTGGTGCTGTGCAGCGGGCTGCTGGCCGTGGTGGGCATGGCGGCTTACTCCTCGCTGGTGAAGTTCTGGCCGTACAACCTGTCGCTGTCGCTCGATCATTACCAGTTCAACGACACCGCCGGCGGCGGCTGGCTGGCCTATCGCAACAGCCTCAAGCTGGCCTGTGGCACGGCCCTGATCGGCACCGCGCTGATTTTCACCGGCGCCTACCTGATGGAGAAGACCCAGGGCTTGCGCAGCCTCAACCTGACCCTGCGTTTTCTATGCTTCATTCCCATGGCCGTGCCCGGGTTGGTGCTGGGTTTGGGCTATGTGTTCTTTTTCAACCTGGCGGGCAACCCGCTGCATGTGTTCTACGGCAGCATGACCCTGCTGGTGGCGTGCACCATCGCCCACTACCTGACCACGGCGCAGATGACCGCCACCACTGCCCTGCGCCAGCTGGACGCCGAGTTCGAAGCCGCCGCCCTGTCGCTCAACGCGCCGCTGTACCGCCATTACTGGCGGGTGACCGTGCCGATCTGTCTGCCGGCGCTGCTGGATATCCTGCGCTACCTGTTCGTCTCGGCGATGACCACCGTGTCGGCGGCGATCTTCCTCTACAGCCCGGACACCCTGCTGGCTGCGGTCGCCGTGCTGAACATGGACGATTCCGGCAACGTCGGCGGCGCCGCGGCCATGTCGACCCTGATCCTGATCACGTCCGGCGCCGTCTCGCTGCTGCTGGCCTGGACCTGCGGCGGCCTGCTGCGCCGCTCCCAGGCCTGGCGGCGAAGCGCGCCAGGCCATTGA
- a CDS encoding putative 2-aminoethylphosphonate ABC transporter substrate-binding protein — protein MFKRLALAAAVLTAFTLHAQAATELTVYTALEPEQLEAYKSAFEKANPDVEIKWVRDSTGIVTAKLLAEKDRPQADAVWGLAASSLAILDQQGMLESYAPADLGKIGVHYRDAANPPAWVGMDVWAATICYNTVEGAKQGLTRPTSWQDLTKPEYKGKIVMPNPASSGTGFLDVSAWLQTFGDKQGWAYMDALHENIGQYVHSGSKPCKLAASGEFPIGISFEYPAVQLKRQGAPLDIVLPKEGLGWEIEATGIIKGTPHAAAAKKLADFSASPAAMQLYKENFAVLAQPGIAQPQAELPADYEQHLIKNDFAWASKNRDSILAEWRKRYDGKSEKVAQK, from the coding sequence ATGTTCAAGCGACTGGCCCTTGCCGCTGCCGTACTGACCGCCTTCACCCTGCATGCCCAGGCTGCCACCGAGCTGACCGTCTACACCGCCCTGGAGCCAGAGCAGCTTGAGGCTTACAAGAGCGCGTTCGAGAAGGCCAATCCGGACGTCGAGATCAAGTGGGTGCGTGATTCCACCGGCATCGTCACTGCCAAGCTGCTGGCCGAGAAGGACCGGCCGCAGGCCGATGCCGTGTGGGGCCTGGCCGCCTCCAGCCTGGCCATCCTCGACCAGCAGGGCATGCTGGAAAGCTACGCCCCGGCCGACCTCGGCAAGATCGGCGTGCACTACCGCGACGCCGCCAACCCGCCGGCCTGGGTGGGCATGGACGTGTGGGCCGCGACCATCTGCTACAACACGGTCGAGGGCGCCAAGCAGGGCCTGACCCGGCCCACCAGCTGGCAGGACCTGACGAAGCCCGAATACAAGGGCAAGATCGTCATGCCCAACCCGGCCTCGTCCGGCACCGGCTTTCTCGACGTCAGTGCCTGGCTGCAGACCTTTGGCGACAAGCAGGGCTGGGCCTACATGGACGCGCTGCACGAGAACATCGGCCAGTACGTCCACTCTGGTTCCAAGCCGTGCAAGCTGGCGGCCTCCGGGGAATTCCCGATCGGCATCTCGTTCGAGTATCCGGCCGTGCAGCTCAAGCGCCAGGGCGCACCGCTGGACATCGTGCTGCCCAAGGAAGGTCTGGGCTGGGAAATCGAAGCCACCGGCATCATCAAGGGTACGCCCCATGCAGCGGCGGCGAAGAAACTCGCCGACTTCTCCGCCAGCCCGGCGGCCATGCAGTTGTACAAGGAAAATTTCGCGGTACTGGCGCAACCGGGCATCGCCCAGCCGCAGGCAGAACTGCCGGCCGATTACGAACAGCACCTGATCAAGAACGACTTCGCCTGGGCCTCGAAGAACCGCGACAGCATCCTTGCCGAGTGGCGCAAGCGCTACGACGGCAAATCGGAAAAAGTTGCGCAGAAGTAA
- a CDS encoding TIGR03364 family FAD-dependent oxidoreductase, translating to MKYDLIVVGAGILGLSHAYAAARRGLKVAVFERSATPLGASVRNFGQALVTGQPPGPMLQLAKASREIWAHWAERAGFGLQREGLLVFARTEAEEQLLEAFVQRRAAEHGYQVALLRGTALADLYSGQFAHHRAALHGFEDQQLYSREALPALVDYLRRELGVDFQFSTLVRDVQPGTVLSTAGRFEAGQIVVCAGHDYQTLLAEPLAALQPSVCRLQMLRVRPRRDLKLRHALLTGLSGVHYGAFADLPEAAAVQAQILEQSPWLHEHGIHLLISPTPYGELIVGDSHEYGRDASPFNSEQVDNWMLELATDTLACQLDVVERWQGVYGARGRTPFTFLEVAPGLSAALMQAGVGMSVGPGMGEANIARLLGEDA from the coding sequence ATGAAATATGACCTGATCGTGGTCGGGGCCGGTATCCTCGGCCTTTCCCACGCCTACGCCGCTGCGCGGCGTGGGCTCAAGGTGGCGGTGTTCGAGCGCAGTGCCACGCCGCTCGGGGCTTCGGTGCGCAACTTCGGCCAGGCCCTGGTGACGGGCCAGCCGCCCGGGCCGATGCTGCAGCTGGCCAAGGCCAGTCGCGAGATATGGGCCCACTGGGCCGAGCGCGCCGGCTTTGGCCTGCAGCGTGAAGGCCTGCTGGTGTTCGCCCGTACCGAGGCCGAGGAGCAGCTGCTTGAGGCCTTTGTGCAGCGGCGGGCGGCCGAGCACGGCTACCAGGTCGCCCTGCTGCGCGGCACGGCATTGGCCGATCTGTACAGCGGCCAGTTCGCCCATCACCGCGCCGCGTTGCACGGTTTCGAAGACCAGCAGCTGTACTCGCGCGAGGCGCTACCGGCGCTGGTCGACTACCTGCGCCGCGAACTGGGGGTGGATTTCCAGTTCAGCACCCTGGTGCGCGACGTGCAGCCGGGCACCGTACTGAGTACGGCGGGTCGTTTCGAGGCCGGGCAGATCGTGGTCTGCGCCGGGCATGACTACCAGACCTTGTTGGCCGAGCCATTGGCGGCCCTGCAACCCTCGGTGTGCCGCCTGCAGATGCTGCGGGTGCGCCCTCGGCGCGACCTCAAGTTGCGCCACGCACTGCTTACCGGGCTGAGCGGGGTGCACTACGGCGCCTTCGCCGATCTGCCGGAAGCGGCGGCGGTGCAGGCGCAGATCCTCGAGCAGAGCCCCTGGCTGCACGAACACGGCATTCACCTGCTGATCAGCCCGACGCCTTATGGTGAGCTGATCGTTGGCGATTCCCACGAATATGGCAGGGACGCTTCGCCCTTCAACAGTGAGCAGGTGGACAACTGGATGCTCGAGCTGGCCACCGACACGCTCGCCTGCCAACTCGACGTGGTCGAGCGCTGGCAAGGCGTGTATGGCGCGCGCGGCAGGACACCGTTCACCTTCCTGGAGGTGGCGCCCGGCTTGAGCGCCGCCTTGATGCAGGCCGGTGTCGGCATGAGCGTCGGGCCGGGTATGGGTGAGGCGAACATCGCCCGGCTGCTGGGGGAGGATGCATGA
- a CDS encoding phosphonate degradation HD-domain oxygenase, which translates to MSGLDGLFSLYAQHGAADYIGEPVSQIEHMSQAAQCAMAEGYDEEVVLAAFFHDIGHLCGTGAAQMDGYGVASHERLGADYLRRLGFGERLARLVENHVQAKRYLTYADPGYHARLSEASRRTLAFQGGVMSAAEAAAFAEDPLFEASVRLRHWDEQAKREGVPVLDMALVRAMAERMLRQG; encoded by the coding sequence ATGAGCGGGCTTGACGGGTTGTTCTCGTTGTACGCGCAACATGGCGCCGCCGACTATATCGGCGAGCCGGTCTCGCAGATCGAGCACATGTCTCAAGCGGCGCAGTGCGCCATGGCCGAAGGGTACGACGAGGAGGTGGTGCTGGCGGCGTTCTTCCATGACATCGGCCATCTGTGTGGCACGGGCGCGGCACAGATGGACGGCTACGGTGTGGCCAGCCACGAACGCCTGGGCGCCGATTACCTGCGCCGCCTGGGTTTCGGCGAGCGCCTGGCGCGGCTGGTGGAGAATCATGTGCAGGCCAAGCGCTATCTGACCTATGCCGACCCTGGATATCACGCTCGGTTGAGCGAAGCCAGCCGGCGTACCCTGGCGTTTCAGGGTGGGGTGATGAGCGCAGCCGAAGCAGCGGCGTTCGCCGAGGATCCGCTGTTCGAGGCCAGCGTGCGGCTGCGCCATTGGGATGAGCAGGCCAAGCGCGAAGGCGTGCCGGTGCTGGACATGGCGCTGGTGAGGGCGATGGCCGAGCGGATGTTGCGCCAGGGCTGA
- a CDS encoding GTPase/DUF3482 domain-containing protein produces the protein MTEALKLAVVGHTNVGKTSLLRTLTRDVGFGEVSHRPSTTRHVEGARLSVDGQALLELYDTPGMEDAIALLDFFEHLDRPGERLDGPARVARFLEGNEARQRFEQEAKVLRQLLASDAGLYVIDAREPVLAKYRDELELLNSCGRPLLPVLNFVSASEHRESEWREALARLGLHALVRFDSVAPPEDGERRLYESLALLLEHARPALQRLIDDQQLQRELRRQGARRLIAELLIDCAAGRRSVASEAAQAAVEDLRQAVRQREQACVQALLKQYGFRREDASTADLPLSDGRWGDDLFNPETLKQLGVKVGGGIAAGAAAGAGVDLLVGGVTLGLAALAGAIAGGALQTARGYGGRLLGKLKGQRELSVDDNVLRLLALRQRQLLLALERRGHAAMDSIQVDAAQERSWREGKLPAALTRARAYPQWSSLNGHRRLGQAERQEQIDQLAGEL, from the coding sequence ATGACTGAGGCTCTGAAGCTGGCGGTGGTAGGCCACACCAATGTCGGCAAGACCTCCCTGCTGCGCACCCTGACCCGCGATGTGGGTTTTGGCGAAGTCTCCCATCGCCCCAGTACCACTCGCCACGTCGAAGGCGCGCGCCTGTCGGTCGACGGCCAGGCCTTGCTGGAGCTGTACGACACGCCGGGCATGGAAGACGCCATCGCCCTGCTGGATTTCTTCGAGCACCTGGACCGCCCCGGCGAACGCCTCGACGGGCCGGCGCGAGTGGCGCGTTTTCTTGAAGGCAACGAGGCTCGTCAGCGCTTCGAGCAGGAGGCCAAGGTGCTGCGTCAGCTGCTGGCCAGTGACGCCGGCCTGTACGTGATCGACGCCCGCGAACCCGTGCTGGCCAAATACCGCGACGAGCTGGAACTCCTCAACAGTTGTGGCCGGCCGTTGCTGCCGGTGCTCAACTTCGTCAGCGCCAGCGAGCACCGCGAAAGTGAATGGCGTGAAGCCCTGGCCCGTCTGGGCCTGCACGCACTGGTACGGTTCGACAGCGTGGCGCCACCCGAAGACGGCGAGCGCCGGCTCTATGAAAGCCTGGCGCTGTTGCTGGAGCATGCACGCCCTGCCTTGCAGCGGCTGATCGATGACCAGCAGCTGCAGCGCGAGCTGCGCCGTCAGGGCGCACGCCGCTTGATCGCCGAACTGTTGATCGACTGTGCCGCGGGCCGACGCAGCGTTGCCAGTGAAGCCGCCCAGGCGGCGGTGGAAGATCTGCGCCAGGCGGTGCGCCAACGCGAACAGGCCTGCGTGCAGGCGCTGCTCAAGCAATATGGCTTTCGCCGCGAGGATGCCAGCACCGCTGACTTGCCGCTCAGCGACGGGCGCTGGGGGGACGACCTGTTCAACCCTGAGACCCTCAAGCAACTGGGGGTCAAGGTCGGTGGCGGGATTGCCGCCGGGGCGGCCGCTGGGGCGGGTGTCGATCTGCTGGTCGGGGGTGTCACCCTGGGCCTTGCCGCCCTGGCCGGGGCCATCGCCGGCGGCGCCTTGCAGACCGCCCGCGGCTATGGCGGCCGGCTGCTGGGCAAGCTCAAGGGCCAGCGCGAGTTGAGCGTGGACGATAATGTGCTGCGCCTGCTGGCGCTGCGCCAACGTCAGTTGCTGCTGGCGCTGGAGCGGCGCGGGCATGCGGCCATGGACAGCATCCAGGTGGATGCAGCCCAGGAAAGGAGCTGGCGCGAAGGCAAGCTGCCGGCGGCCTTGACCCGGGCACGCGCCTATCCGCAGTGGTCGTCCCTGAATGGCCACAGGCGCCTGGGCCAGGCCGAGCGGCAAGAGCAGATAGACCAGTTGGCGGGGGAGTTGTAG
- a CDS encoding DUF2868 domain-containing protein, giving the protein MTALSTLEKLWLTEAIRLRESHAGALDDSEANRVARQQGGDLGARVINRALWLAQRDGLLAALKHWQQGARLAVLVLAVLALFSGAGLAFAALGNGARPVNVFWALGSLLGLDLLMLLGWLGGLLFAGGHGASLGRLWWWLSEKLARDAKAAHLAPALVVLLQRRRLNRWVLGALVHGLWLVALLAALVVALLLLATRRYGFVWETTLLGADSFVGLTESLGALPAWLGFNVPDAAMIAASGGVPLDADAARQAWAGWLIGVLVLYGIAPRLLLAAFCLLRWHGGRTQLDLQLADHEPLRGQLMPSSERLGVSDAAPPPLASSLATTTAGASSGALLVGLELDDQRAWPPTLPVGVSDAGHLDDRLSRQRLLEQLTRFPAARLLIACDPLRSPDRGSLALIAELSRCAASTRVWLLPAPPGQIVDARRLAAWHEALAPFVVSDPAPLNWLETGHD; this is encoded by the coding sequence GTGACAGCCCTCAGCACCCTGGAAAAACTCTGGTTGACCGAAGCCATACGCCTGCGCGAAAGCCATGCCGGCGCCCTGGACGATAGCGAGGCCAATCGCGTCGCGCGCCAGCAGGGCGGCGACCTGGGCGCGCGAGTGATCAACCGCGCACTATGGCTGGCGCAACGAGACGGTTTGCTGGCGGCGCTCAAGCACTGGCAACAGGGCGCCCGCCTGGCCGTGCTGGTGCTGGCGGTGCTGGCGCTGTTCAGCGGCGCCGGCCTGGCTTTCGCCGCTTTGGGCAACGGCGCCCGCCCGGTCAACGTGTTCTGGGCCCTGGGCAGCCTGCTCGGGCTTGATCTGCTGATGCTCCTGGGCTGGCTGGGTGGCCTGCTGTTTGCCGGCGGCCACGGCGCCAGCCTTGGGCGCCTGTGGTGGTGGCTCAGCGAGAAGCTCGCGCGCGACGCCAAGGCGGCGCACCTGGCGCCAGCGCTGGTGGTGCTGCTGCAGCGCCGGCGGCTCAACCGCTGGGTGCTCGGCGCGCTGGTGCATGGTTTGTGGCTGGTGGCACTGCTGGCCGCGCTGGTGGTCGCCTTGTTGCTGCTGGCCACGCGACGTTACGGCTTCGTCTGGGAAACCACGCTACTGGGCGCCGACAGTTTCGTCGGCCTGACCGAGTCCCTCGGCGCCCTGCCCGCCTGGCTCGGCTTCAACGTGCCGGACGCCGCGATGATCGCCGCCAGCGGTGGCGTGCCGCTGGACGCCGACGCCGCGCGCCAGGCCTGGGCCGGCTGGCTGATCGGGGTGCTGGTGCTGTACGGCATCGCCCCGCGGCTGTTGTTGGCCGCGTTTTGCCTGCTGCGCTGGCACGGCGGGCGAACGCAGCTGGATCTGCAACTGGCGGATCATGAGCCGCTGCGCGGGCAACTGATGCCCAGCAGCGAACGCCTGGGCGTCAGTGACGCCGCGCCGCCGCCCCTGGCCAGCAGCCTTGCGACGACGACTGCCGGGGCCAGTAGCGGCGCCTTGCTGGTGGGGCTCGAACTGGACGATCAGCGCGCCTGGCCGCCGACCTTGCCCGTCGGCGTCAGCGACGCCGGGCACTTGGATGACCGCCTTTCGCGGCAACGCCTGCTCGAGCAACTGACCCGCTTTCCCGCCGCGCGCCTGCTGATCGCCTGCGACCCGCTACGCTCGCCCGACCGTGGCAGCCTGGCATTGATCGCCGAGCTGTCGCGCTGCGCCGCCAGCACTCGGGTCTGGCTGCTGCCGGCACCTCCCGGGCAAATCGTCGACGCCCGGCGCCTGGCGGCCTGGCATGAAGCCCTGGCGCCCTTTGTCGTCAGCGACCCGGCGCCGCTGAACTGGTTGGAGACCGGCCATGACTGA
- a CDS encoding dihydrofolate reductase, whose translation MPTSLPLSLIAALGDNRVIGIDNRMPWHLPGDFRYFKATTLGKPIIMGRKTWDSLGRPLPGRLNLVVSRQPGLRLEGAEVFASLPEAVTRAEAWAAEQGVAEVMLIGGAQLYELGLAQADRLYLTRVELSPEGDAWFPEIDPAEWTLRSSQPNPAVDDKPAYHFEVWERTQP comes from the coding sequence TTGCCTACCTCATTGCCCCTTAGCCTGATCGCGGCGCTTGGCGACAACCGCGTGATCGGCATCGACAACCGCATGCCCTGGCACCTGCCCGGGGATTTCCGCTATTTCAAGGCGACCACTCTGGGCAAGCCGATCATCATGGGCCGCAAGACCTGGGACTCACTCGGCCGGCCGCTGCCCGGGCGGCTCAACCTGGTGGTCAGCCGCCAGCCGGGGCTGCGGCTCGAGGGCGCCGAGGTGTTCGCCTCGCTGCCCGAGGCCGTCACCCGCGCCGAGGCCTGGGCGGCTGAACAGGGCGTTGCCGAGGTGATGTTGATCGGCGGCGCGCAGCTTTACGAACTGGGCCTGGCGCAGGCGGATCGCCTTTATCTGACCCGCGTCGAGCTGAGCCCCGAGGGTGATGCCTGGTTCCCCGAGATCGATCCGGCCGAGTGGACATTGCGCTCCAGCCAGCCCAACCCGGCAGTCGACGACAAACCCGCTTACCATTTCGAAGTCTGGGAACGCACTCAGCCGTAA
- a CDS encoding haloacid dehalogenase-like hydrolase: MKLVPHLLATALISCALSAPAFATELKHWPEPAAKQLDAMIQANANKGNFAVFDMDNTSYRYDVEESLLPYLENKGLLTRDKLDPSLKLIPFKDTAEHKESLFSYYYRLCEIDDMVCYPWVAQVFSGFSLTELKGYVDEMMASGKAIPTSYFEGDVVKSLDVSPPKVFTGQTELYNKLMENGIEVYVVTAASEELVRMIAADPKYGYNVKPQNVIGVSTLLKNPATGELTTARKQIAAGHYDPKANMGLVVTPYLWTPATWMAGKQAAILTYIDQWKKPVLVAGDTPSSDGYMLFHSVDVNKGGVHVWVNRKAKYMDQLNAMIEHNAAAQAKEGLPVTADKNWVIVKPEDIQ; the protein is encoded by the coding sequence ATGAAGCTAGTGCCACACCTGCTTGCCACCGCCCTCATCAGCTGCGCCTTGAGCGCCCCGGCTTTCGCCACCGAGCTCAAGCACTGGCCAGAACCCGCCGCCAAGCAGTTGGACGCCATGATTCAGGCGAACGCCAACAAGGGCAACTTCGCGGTGTTCGACATGGACAACACCAGCTACCGCTACGATGTCGAAGAGTCGCTGCTGCCCTACCTGGAAAACAAGGGGCTGCTGACCCGCGACAAGCTCGACCCCTCGCTCAAGCTGATCCCGTTCAAGGACACCGCCGAGCACAAGGAAAGCCTGTTCAGCTACTACTACCGCCTGTGCGAAATCGACGACATGGTCTGCTACCCCTGGGTTGCCCAGGTCTTCTCCGGCTTCAGCCTGACCGAGCTCAAGGGCTACGTCGACGAGATGATGGCATCGGGCAAGGCGATCCCCACCAGCTATTTCGAAGGCGATGTGGTCAAGTCCCTCGATGTCTCGCCGCCCAAGGTGTTCACCGGCCAGACCGAGCTGTACAACAAGCTGATGGAGAACGGCATCGAGGTGTACGTGGTCACCGCCGCCTCCGAAGAGCTGGTGCGGATGATCGCGGCCGATCCGAAATACGGCTACAACGTCAAGCCGCAGAACGTGATCGGCGTCAGCACCCTGCTGAAGAACCCCGCCACGGGCGAGCTGACCACTGCGCGCAAGCAGATTGCCGCCGGCCACTATGACCCCAAGGCCAACATGGGCCTGGTGGTGACGCCATACCTGTGGACCCCGGCCACCTGGATGGCCGGCAAGCAGGCCGCGATCCTGACCTACATCGACCAATGGAAGAAACCGGTGCTGGTGGCCGGCGACACGCCGAGCAGCGATGGCTACATGCTGTTTCACAGCGTCGACGTGAACAAGGGCGGCGTGCACGTGTGGGTCAACCGCAAGGCCAAGTACATGGACCAGCTCAACGCAATGATCGAGCACAATGCCGCCGCCCAGGCCAAGGAAGGCTTGCCGGTGACGGCGGACAAGAATTGGGTGATCGTCAAGCCCGAGGATATTCAATAG